A DNA window from Stutzerimonas stutzeri contains the following coding sequences:
- the gabT gene encoding 4-aminobutyrate--2-oxoglutarate transaminase, translating to MSKTNESLMQRRVAAVPRGVGQIHPIFADHAKNSSVVDVEGREFIDFAGGIAVLNTGHLHPKIIKAVEDQLHKLTHTCFQVLAYEPYVELCEKINARVPGDFAKKTLLVTTGSEAVENAVKIARAATGRAGVIAFTGAYHGRTMMTLGLTGKVAPYSAGMGLMPGGIFRALYPCAIHGVSVDDSIASIERIFKNDAEPRDIAAIIIEPVQGEGGFNVAPKDFMARLRALCDEHGILLIADEVQTGAGRTGTFFAMEQMGVVADLTTFAKSVGGGFPIAGVCGKAEIMDAIAPGGLGGTYAGNPLSCAAALAVLDIFEEEQLLDRCKAVAEKLTTGLKAIQAKHKEIGEVRGLGAMIAIELFEDGDHARPAAALTSQIVARARDKGLILLSCGTYYNVLRVLVPLTAEDELLDRGLAIIGECFDELT from the coding sequence ATGAGCAAGACCAACGAATCCCTGATGCAACGCCGTGTCGCCGCCGTCCCCCGTGGTGTCGGCCAGATCCACCCGATCTTTGCCGACCATGCCAAGAACAGCAGCGTGGTCGACGTCGAAGGCCGCGAGTTCATCGATTTCGCCGGTGGCATCGCCGTGCTGAATACTGGCCACCTGCACCCGAAGATCATCAAGGCAGTGGAAGACCAACTGCACAAGCTCACGCATACCTGCTTCCAGGTGCTGGCCTACGAGCCCTATGTCGAGCTGTGCGAGAAGATCAACGCGCGGGTGCCGGGTGATTTCGCCAAGAAGACCCTGCTGGTCACAACCGGCTCCGAGGCGGTGGAAAACGCGGTGAAGATTGCCCGCGCCGCCACCGGGCGTGCCGGCGTGATCGCCTTCACCGGCGCCTACCATGGCCGCACCATGATGACCCTCGGGCTGACCGGCAAGGTGGCGCCGTACTCGGCCGGCATGGGCCTGATGCCCGGCGGTATCTTCCGTGCGCTGTACCCCTGCGCGATTCATGGCGTCAGCGTCGATGACTCGATCGCCAGCATCGAGCGCATCTTCAAGAACGACGCCGAGCCACGCGACATCGCGGCGATCATCATCGAGCCGGTGCAGGGCGAGGGCGGCTTCAATGTTGCGCCGAAAGACTTCATGGCCCGCCTGCGTGCACTCTGCGACGAGCACGGCATTCTGCTGATCGCCGATGAAGTGCAGACCGGCGCCGGGCGTACCGGCACCTTCTTCGCCATGGAGCAGATGGGTGTGGTCGCCGACCTGACCACCTTCGCCAAGTCGGTTGGCGGTGGTTTCCCGATCGCCGGTGTCTGCGGCAAGGCCGAGATAATGGATGCCATCGCCCCCGGCGGGCTGGGCGGCACCTATGCAGGCAATCCGCTGTCCTGCGCAGCGGCGCTGGCGGTCTTGGATATCTTCGAGGAAGAGCAGCTGCTCGACCGCTGCAAGGCGGTAGCCGAGAAACTCACCACCGGCCTCAAGGCCATTCAGGCCAAGCACAAGGAAATCGGCGAAGTGCGCGGACTCGGCGCGATGATTGCGATCGAGCTATTCGAAGACGGTGATCATGCGCGACCGGCTGCCGCCCTTACCTCGCAGATCGTTGCCCGTGCACGGGACAAGGGGTTGATCCTCCTATCCTGCGGCACCTACTACAACGTGCTGCGGGTGTTGGTGCCGCTGACTGCCGAAGACGAACTGCTCGACCGTGGTCTGGCCATCATCGGCGAGTGCTTCGATGAGCTGACCTGA
- the gabD gene encoding NADP-dependent succinate-semialdehyde dehydrogenase: MTLQLGQPDLLRQTAYINGEWCEADSGARTEIFNPATGELIGAVPNMGHGETRRAIEAGQAAQPAWRALTAKERAARLRRWYELMLENQEDLARIMTAEQGKPLAEARGEVAYAASFLEWFAEEGKRLYGDVIPAHAGDKRILVQKEPVGVTAAITPWNFPSAMITRKAGPALAAGCAMVLKPAPQTPFSALALAALAERAGIPAGLFSVITADAATSREVGAELCENPIVRKLSFTGSTAVGIKLMQQCAPTLKKLSLELGGNAPFIVFDDADLDAAVEGAMISKYRNAGQTCVCANRIYVQDGVYDAFVDKLSAAVARLKVGNGAEDGVTTGPLIDAAAVAKVRRHLQDALDKGATLLAGGKPHALGGNFFEPTLVGGVTAEMTVAREEIFGPLAPLFRFHDEAEVIRQANDTEFGLAAYFYARDLSQVFRVAEALEYGMVGINTGVISTEVAPFGGMKASGLGREGSKYGLDEYVEIKYLCLGGI; the protein is encoded by the coding sequence ATGACTCTGCAACTTGGGCAACCCGATCTGTTGCGCCAAACCGCCTATATCAACGGTGAATGGTGCGAGGCCGACAGTGGCGCGCGCACCGAGATCTTCAATCCGGCCACGGGCGAGCTGATCGGCGCCGTGCCGAACATGGGCCACGGCGAAACCCGTCGGGCCATCGAAGCCGGGCAGGCAGCCCAGCCGGCTTGGCGCGCCTTGACCGCCAAGGAGCGCGCCGCACGGCTGCGCCGTTGGTACGAACTGATGCTGGAGAACCAGGAAGACCTGGCGCGGATCATGACCGCCGAGCAGGGCAAGCCGCTGGCCGAGGCGCGGGGTGAGGTGGCCTACGCCGCATCCTTCCTCGAGTGGTTCGCCGAGGAGGGCAAGCGCCTGTACGGCGACGTGATTCCCGCCCACGCCGGCGACAAGCGCATCCTGGTGCAGAAGGAGCCGGTCGGCGTAACCGCCGCAATTACGCCGTGGAATTTTCCCAGCGCCATGATCACCCGCAAGGCCGGGCCGGCGCTGGCGGCCGGTTGTGCCATGGTGCTCAAGCCGGCGCCGCAGACACCGTTCTCGGCACTGGCGCTGGCCGCGCTGGCCGAGCGTGCGGGCATTCCGGCGGGACTGTTCAGCGTGATCACCGCCGATGCCGCCACGTCCCGTGAAGTGGGCGCCGAGCTCTGCGAAAACCCCATCGTGCGCAAGCTGTCCTTCACCGGCTCGACCGCGGTGGGCATCAAGCTGATGCAGCAGTGCGCGCCGACGCTGAAGAAGCTCTCGCTGGAGCTGGGCGGCAATGCACCCTTTATCGTCTTCGACGACGCCGATCTGGATGCGGCGGTGGAAGGCGCGATGATCTCCAAGTACCGCAACGCCGGTCAGACCTGCGTCTGTGCCAACCGTATCTATGTGCAGGACGGCGTCTACGACGCCTTCGTCGACAAGCTTTCCGCTGCGGTGGCGCGGCTGAAGGTTGGCAACGGTGCGGAGGACGGCGTCACGACTGGTCCGCTGATCGATGCCGCGGCCGTAGCCAAGGTCCGGCGCCATCTGCAGGACGCCCTCGACAAGGGCGCCACCCTGCTGGCCGGCGGCAAACCGCATGCACTGGGCGGCAACTTCTTCGAGCCGACGCTGGTGGGCGGCGTCACCGCCGAAATGACCGTGGCGCGCGAGGAAATCTTCGGCCCGCTGGCGCCGCTGTTCCGCTTCCATGACGAAGCCGAGGTGATCCGCCAGGCCAATGACACCGAGTTCGGCCTCGCCGCCTATTTCTACGCGCGCGACCTGAGCCAGGTGTTCCGTGTCGCCGAGGCGCTGGAGTACGGCATGGTCGGCATCAACACCGGAGTGATCTCCACCGAGGTGGCGCCGTTCGGCGGCATGAAGGCTTCCGGCCTCGGCCGCGAAGGCTCGAAGTACGGACTGGATGAGTATGTGGAGATCAAATACCTGTGCCTGGGCGGCATCTGA
- a CDS encoding ABC transporter permease, producing the protein MLSPYMSPVERAWYYALRILCALVLLFLIVPVLVIVPLSFNSGSFLVYPLQGFSMRWYEALFSSADWMRSLKNSMLIAPAATVLAVVLGTLAAVGLTRAEFRGKALLMTILISPMVVPVVIIGVASYLFFAPLGMGNSYLSLILVHAVLGVPFVIITVSATLQGFNYNLVRAAASLGASPLTAFFRVTLPLIAPGVISGALFAFATSFDEVVVTLFLAGPEQITLPRQMFSGIRENLSPTIAAAATLLIGFSIALLLTLEWLRGRAEKLRTQQPA; encoded by the coding sequence ATGCTGAGCCCCTATATGTCGCCCGTCGAACGGGCCTGGTACTACGCGCTGCGCATCCTCTGCGCGCTGGTGCTGCTGTTTCTGATCGTGCCGGTGCTGGTCATCGTGCCGCTGTCGTTCAATTCCGGCTCGTTCCTCGTCTATCCCTTGCAGGGCTTTTCCATGCGTTGGTACGAGGCGCTGTTCAGCTCGGCCGACTGGATGCGCTCGCTGAAGAACAGCATGCTCATCGCGCCCGCCGCGACGGTTCTCGCTGTGGTGCTCGGCACCCTGGCGGCGGTCGGCCTGACCCGTGCGGAATTTCGCGGCAAGGCGCTGCTGATGACCATACTGATCTCGCCGATGGTGGTGCCGGTGGTGATCATCGGTGTCGCCAGCTACCTGTTCTTCGCGCCGCTGGGCATGGGCAACAGCTACCTGTCGCTGATCTTGGTGCATGCAGTGCTCGGCGTGCCCTTCGTGATCATCACGGTTTCGGCGACGCTGCAGGGCTTCAACTACAACCTGGTCCGTGCTGCGGCCAGTCTCGGCGCATCACCGCTGACGGCATTCTTCCGCGTGACCCTGCCGCTGATCGCGCCGGGGGTGATTTCCGGCGCGCTGTTCGCCTTCGCCACCTCGTTCGATGAGGTGGTGGTGACGCTGTTCCTCGCCGGCCCGGAGCAGATAACCCTGCCAAGGCAGATGTTCAGCGGTATACGGGAAAACCTCAGCCCGACCATCGCCGCCGCGGCGACTCTGCTGATCGGCTTCTCCATCGCCCTGCTGCTGACTCTGGAGTGGCTGCGTGGCCGCGCCGAGAAGCTGCGCACCCAACAACCTGCCTGA
- a CDS encoding ABC transporter permease — protein MATAISLPANEIAEPNLKQRLARAERVNKLKSQALILPLLLFVLLTFLVPIASLLWRSVENPEVVNTLPRTLAALAEWDGRGLPAEPAYQALAEDLYQARREQSLGDLSKRLNMELAGYRSLLTKTARAMPFRETPASYQEALEALDERWGDPAFWQVIQRNDNAVTGYYLLAALDHRIDELGELAKVSPDQAVYLDIFARTFWMGLVITAICLLLAYPLAYLLANLPARQSNLLMILVLLPFWTSILVRVAAWIVLLQSGGLINGALLKMGLIDEPLQLVFNRTGVYIAMVHILLPFMILPIYSVMKNISPSYMRAAVSLGCHPFASFWRVYFPQTLAGVGAGCLLVFIISIGYYITPALLGSPNDQMVSYFVAFYTNTTINWGMATALGGLLLLATMLLYVIYSWLVGASRLRLG, from the coding sequence ATGGCCACAGCAATATCCCTGCCGGCGAACGAGATCGCCGAGCCCAATCTGAAACAGCGACTGGCACGGGCCGAACGGGTAAACAAGCTCAAGTCGCAGGCGCTGATCCTGCCGCTGCTGCTGTTCGTGCTGCTGACCTTTCTGGTGCCCATTGCCTCGCTGCTCTGGCGCAGCGTCGAGAATCCCGAGGTGGTGAACACGCTGCCACGCACGCTGGCGGCGCTTGCCGAATGGGATGGTCGCGGGCTGCCAGCGGAGCCGGCCTATCAGGCACTGGCCGAGGATCTGTATCAGGCCCGCCGTGAACAGAGCCTGGGCGATCTGTCCAAGCGGTTGAACATGGAGCTGGCGGGCTATCGCAGCCTGCTGACCAAGACTGCGCGGGCGATGCCGTTTCGCGAGACACCAGCCTCTTATCAGGAGGCGCTGGAAGCCCTCGACGAGCGCTGGGGCGATCCGGCGTTCTGGCAGGTGATCCAGCGCAACGACAATGCGGTGACCGGCTACTACCTGCTGGCGGCGCTCGATCACCGCATCGACGAGCTGGGCGAGTTGGCCAAGGTCTCGCCGGACCAGGCGGTGTATCTGGATATCTTCGCCCGTACTTTCTGGATGGGCCTGGTGATCACCGCGATCTGCCTGCTGCTGGCCTACCCGCTGGCCTATCTGTTGGCCAACCTGCCGGCGCGGCAGAGCAACCTGCTGATGATCCTGGTGCTGCTGCCATTCTGGACCTCGATCTTGGTGCGCGTGGCGGCGTGGATCGTGCTGCTGCAGTCCGGCGGGCTCATTAATGGTGCGTTGCTGAAGATGGGCCTGATCGACGAGCCGTTGCAGCTGGTGTTCAACCGCACCGGCGTCTACATCGCCATGGTGCACATCCTGCTGCCGTTCATGATCCTGCCGATCTACAGCGTGATGAAGAACATCTCGCCGAGCTACATGCGCGCCGCGGTGTCGCTGGGCTGTCACCCGTTCGCCAGCTTCTGGCGGGTGTACTTTCCGCAGACGCTGGCCGGTGTCGGTGCGGGCTGCCTGTTGGTGTTCATCATCTCCATCGGCTACTACATCACCCCGGCGCTGCTCGGCAGCCCGAACGACCAGATGGTCAGCTACTTCGTCGCTTTCTACACCAACACCACCATCAACTGGGGCATGGCCACGGCGCTGGGCGGTCTGCTGCTGCTCGCCACCATGTTGCTGTACGTCATCTACAGCTGGCTGGTCGGTGCCAGTCGCCTGCGGCTGGGTTGA
- a CDS encoding ABC transporter substrate-binding protein, translating into MSNYLKLSALALGLVCAGQVAAENLTAVSFGGANKQAQVKAFYQPWEAAGHGRIIAGEYNGEMAKVKAMVDTNSVSWNLVEVESPELSRGCDEGLFEELDPAIVGNPGDFVEGAIQPCGVGFFVWSTVLAYNADKLKSAPSSWSDFWDTEKFPGKRGLRKGAKYTLEFALMADGVPVKDVYKVLATKDGQNRAFRKLDQLKPNIQWWEAGAQPPQFLASGDVVMSSAYNGRIAAVQNESNLQIVWSGGIYDFDSWAIPKGAKSQEQARKFIAFTVEPQQQKLYAENIAYGPANTQAVPLLDEKRLTQMPTAPENIADQVAMDVTFWADYGEQLEQRFNAWAAR; encoded by the coding sequence ATGAGCAACTACCTGAAACTGTCCGCGCTGGCGCTCGGACTCGTCTGTGCCGGGCAAGTCGCTGCTGAAAACCTCACTGCGGTGAGCTTCGGCGGCGCCAACAAGCAGGCCCAGGTCAAGGCCTTCTATCAGCCTTGGGAAGCGGCGGGGCACGGCCGGATCATCGCTGGCGAGTACAACGGCGAAATGGCCAAGGTCAAGGCGATGGTCGACACCAACAGCGTGTCGTGGAACCTGGTGGAAGTGGAGTCACCGGAGCTGTCCCGCGGTTGCGACGAGGGGCTGTTCGAGGAACTCGACCCGGCCATCGTCGGCAATCCGGGCGATTTCGTCGAGGGCGCGATACAGCCCTGCGGTGTTGGCTTCTTTGTCTGGTCGACGGTACTGGCTTACAACGCCGACAAACTCAAGAGCGCGCCGTCCAGTTGGTCCGACTTCTGGGATACCGAGAAATTTCCCGGCAAGCGCGGCCTGCGCAAGGGCGCCAAGTACACCCTCGAATTCGCACTAATGGCCGACGGTGTGCCGGTCAAGGACGTCTACAAGGTGCTGGCCACCAAGGATGGACAGAACCGCGCCTTCAGAAAGCTCGATCAGCTCAAGCCGAACATCCAGTGGTGGGAAGCCGGCGCGCAGCCGCCGCAGTTTCTCGCCTCCGGCGACGTGGTGATGAGCAGCGCCTACAACGGCCGCATCGCCGCCGTGCAGAACGAGAGCAACCTGCAGATCGTCTGGAGTGGCGGCATCTATGACTTCGATTCCTGGGCCATTCCCAAGGGCGCAAAGAGCCAGGAGCAGGCGCGCAAATTCATCGCCTTCACGGTCGAGCCGCAGCAGCAGAAGCTCTATGCCGAGAACATCGCCTACGGTCCGGCGAACACCCAGGCCGTGCCGCTGCTGGATGAAAAGCGCCTGACGCAAATGCCCACCGCACCGGAAAACATCGCCGACCAGGTCGCGATGGATGTGACCTTCTGGGCGGACTATGGCGAGCAGCTCGAACAGCGCTTCAACGCCTGGGCAGCACGCTGA
- a CDS encoding ABC transporter ATP-binding protein, whose protein sequence is MVESTANDILVSFRGIQKSYDGESLIVRDLNLDIRRGEFLTLLGPSGSGKTTSLMMLAGFETPTAGEILLDGRAINNVPPHKRDMGMVFQNYALFPHMTVSENLAFPLSVRGMAKPDIKDRVKRALAMVQLEGFRNRYPAQLSGGQQQRVALARALVFEPQLVLMDEPLGALDKQLREQMQMEIKHLHERLGVTVVYVTHDQGEALTMSDRVAVFHQGQIQQIEDPRTLYEKPVNTFVANFLGENNRLPAHLLDRRGDSCTVKLGRGETVEALAVNVGATGAPVSLSIRPERVLLNGASANCPNRFTGRVAEFIYLGDHIRIRLEVCGVSDFFVKQPIAEFDSALRVGDVVPIGWHVEHVRALDPLQAA, encoded by the coding sequence ATGGTCGAGTCAACGGCGAACGATATCCTGGTGAGCTTCCGCGGCATTCAGAAGAGCTATGACGGCGAGTCGCTGATCGTCAGAGATCTGAATCTGGACATCCGCCGCGGTGAATTCCTCACCCTGCTTGGGCCGTCCGGCTCGGGTAAAACCACCAGCCTGATGATGCTGGCCGGCTTCGAAACGCCGACGGCAGGGGAAATCCTGCTCGACGGTCGGGCTATCAACAATGTGCCGCCACACAAGCGCGACATGGGCATGGTGTTCCAGAACTACGCGCTGTTCCCGCATATGACCGTGTCGGAGAACCTGGCGTTTCCGCTTAGCGTGCGTGGTATGGCCAAGCCCGACATCAAGGATCGAGTCAAGCGCGCGCTGGCGATGGTGCAGCTGGAGGGCTTCCGCAATCGCTATCCGGCGCAGCTTTCCGGCGGCCAGCAGCAACGTGTGGCGCTGGCCCGGGCGCTGGTGTTCGAGCCACAGTTGGTGCTGATGGACGAACCCCTGGGCGCGCTGGACAAACAGCTGCGCGAGCAGATGCAGATGGAGATCAAGCATCTGCACGAACGCCTCGGCGTCACCGTGGTGTACGTGACCCACGATCAGGGCGAAGCGCTGACCATGTCTGATCGCGTGGCGGTATTCCATCAGGGCCAGATCCAGCAGATCGAAGATCCGCGCACGCTCTACGAAAAGCCGGTGAACACCTTCGTCGCCAATTTCCTCGGCGAAAACAACCGCCTGCCGGCGCATCTGCTCGACCGGCGTGGCGATAGCTGCACGGTCAAGCTTGGCCGCGGCGAAACCGTCGAGGCGCTGGCCGTCAACGTCGGGGCGACGGGGGCGCCGGTCAGCCTGTCGATCCGCCCGGAGCGGGTGCTGCTCAACGGTGCCAGTGCCAACTGCCCGAACCGCTTCACCGGGCGCGTTGCTGAGTTCATCTATCTCGGCGACCACATCCGTATCCGTCTCGAGGTATGCGGGGTCAGCGATTTCTTCGTCAAGCAGCCAATTGCCGAGTTCGACAGCGCCCTGCGCGTCGGTGACGTGGTGCCGATCGGCTGGCATGTCGAGCACGTCCGTGCGCTGGACCCGCTGCAGGCGGCTTGA
- a CDS encoding response regulator encodes MIRVMVAEDHTIVREGIKQLIGMARDMEVVGEAANGQQLLDQLRQISCDVVLLDISMPGVNGLEAIPRIRALNQPPAVLVLSMHDEAQMAARALKIGAAGYATKDSEPALLLTALRKVAGGGRYIDPALADRMVFEVGLTDSRPPHALLSEREYSVFERLVQGDSVNDIAGKLALSSKTISTHKARLMQKLAAHSVADLVRYAMEHKLV; translated from the coding sequence ATGATCAGGGTCATGGTCGCCGAAGATCACACCATCGTCCGCGAGGGCATCAAGCAGCTGATCGGCATGGCGCGCGACATGGAGGTCGTCGGCGAGGCTGCCAATGGCCAGCAGTTGCTCGATCAGCTGCGGCAGATCAGTTGCGACGTGGTGCTGCTGGATATCTCCATGCCTGGGGTCAACGGCCTCGAGGCGATTCCACGGATCCGCGCGTTGAACCAGCCGCCGGCGGTGCTCGTGCTGTCGATGCACGACGAGGCGCAGATGGCCGCGCGGGCGCTGAAGATCGGCGCGGCGGGTTACGCGACCAAGGACAGCGAGCCGGCGCTGCTGCTGACTGCGCTGCGCAAGGTCGCCGGTGGCGGGCGCTACATCGACCCGGCGCTGGCCGATCGCATGGTCTTCGAGGTCGGTCTCACCGATTCGCGGCCGCCGCACGCGTTGCTTTCCGAGCGTGAGTATTCGGTGTTCGAGCGGCTGGTGCAGGGCGATTCGGTGAATGACATCGCTGGCAAGCTGGCCCTGAGCAGCAAGACCATCAGCACCCACAAGGCGCGACTGATGCAGAAGCTGGCGGCGCACTCGGTGGCCGATCTGGTGCGCTACGCCATGGAACACAAGCTGGTCTGA
- a CDS encoding PAS domain-containing sensor histidine kinase, with protein sequence MLALSLRFLLLLTLTLPFAAGAVMLDDDSRVWLEQHPEWRVGVVMGAPYAEYDQRQRRLSGFHVQLMEHLATDLGVRLQWRRFSDEAALEKAARDGLIDVAPGLRQTPAGLRLWRYSDPFLRIPRLLVGDRGGPRAIDLEYLHPSELVSAVGPGPVTEFLAGNYPNITVLTATSQADALRQVLEAKASYAVIDEPVFGRLSQQVEYDSLAVVGDLGNPQLLRIASRRDSPELAAVLDAAVRQFPAREFSQLQDQWLKPRSIDLGREVSYWRSLSLLLGVLLLACLLMLAWQRHQHGLLESRLKIARRDIELREAAEEAQRLTQFCLDHSTVGILWLNWDSRVRYANQAAEVLLGHSSGGLLDHPLERFDPALGMDAWLARWRAARTGEDDRQVHECEWLRADGQRFPAAVTYSFLRFGSREYLVVFLADITERRRASAQLQESEARLKAMAGNVPGLVFRLERDGPQEPVRVAYISEASQRLVGYSAERLLQPGLGIRSLVHADDEAGYWASQQLALEKSQDWRWQGRILNRDGEVRWADIRASVRGQADGRQVWDGIVWDITDNKRIELELDASRAQLRELAAHLETVREEEKAHIAREVHDELGQVLTVLKLETSMCELGFADLDPALAQRLESMKRLIAQLFQRVRDVATALRPPILDAGIASAVEWQARRFEERSGVACLVEVPECPPLLGNAKAIGLFRILQESLTNVMRHAQAQTVSVQLLLEGNMLCLRVSDDGCGFPVAARGAGSSFGLVGMRERVQMLGGQLIIDSQPGEGTTITARVPLDPVPLPSAASTGALPS encoded by the coding sequence ATGCTCGCCCTATCCCTGCGTTTCCTTCTTCTACTTACCCTGACGCTGCCGTTTGCTGCCGGCGCCGTGATGCTGGACGACGATAGCCGCGTCTGGCTGGAGCAGCATCCGGAGTGGCGCGTCGGGGTGGTGATGGGAGCACCCTATGCCGAGTATGACCAGCGCCAGCGGCGCCTGTCAGGCTTTCACGTGCAGTTGATGGAGCATCTCGCTACTGACCTTGGCGTGCGTCTGCAATGGCGGCGATTCAGTGACGAGGCTGCGCTGGAGAAAGCCGCCCGCGACGGCCTGATCGATGTCGCGCCCGGCCTGCGCCAGACGCCGGCCGGCTTGCGGCTGTGGCGCTACAGCGACCCTTTCCTGCGCATTCCGCGGCTGCTCGTCGGTGATCGTGGCGGCCCGCGCGCCATCGATCTCGAGTATCTGCACCCGAGCGAACTGGTCTCTGCCGTTGGGCCGGGACCAGTCACCGAATTTCTTGCCGGTAACTATCCCAACATCACCGTGCTGACCGCGACCAGCCAGGCCGATGCGCTGCGTCAGGTGCTGGAGGCAAAAGCCAGCTACGCGGTAATCGATGAGCCGGTGTTCGGACGCCTGTCGCAGCAGGTGGAATATGACTCCCTGGCCGTGGTCGGTGATCTGGGTAATCCGCAGCTGCTGCGTATTGCTTCGCGGCGCGACAGCCCCGAACTCGCCGCGGTGCTCGATGCGGCGGTCCGGCAATTCCCCGCGCGGGAATTCAGCCAGCTGCAAGATCAGTGGCTCAAACCGCGCAGCATCGATCTCGGACGCGAGGTCAGCTACTGGCGCAGCCTCAGCCTATTGCTCGGCGTGTTGCTGCTGGCCTGCCTGCTGATGCTCGCCTGGCAGCGTCATCAGCATGGGCTGTTGGAGAGCCGCCTGAAAATTGCCCGACGCGACATCGAACTGCGTGAGGCCGCCGAAGAAGCGCAGCGTTTGACGCAGTTCTGCCTCGATCACAGTACCGTCGGCATCCTCTGGCTCAACTGGGACAGCCGCGTGCGTTACGCCAACCAGGCCGCCGAGGTGCTGCTCGGGCATTCCTCCGGCGGACTGCTGGATCACCCGCTGGAGAGATTCGACCCGGCGCTGGGCATGGATGCCTGGCTCGCGCGTTGGCGTGCCGCGCGTACTGGCGAAGACGATCGCCAGGTGCATGAATGCGAATGGCTGCGCGCCGACGGCCAGCGCTTTCCGGCGGCGGTCACTTACAGCTTTCTGCGCTTCGGCAGCCGTGAATATCTGGTGGTGTTTCTTGCCGACATCACCGAGCGCCGTCGCGCCAGCGCCCAGTTGCAGGAAAGCGAGGCGCGTCTCAAGGCAATGGCCGGCAACGTGCCCGGGCTGGTGTTCCGCCTGGAGCGTGACGGGCCGCAGGAACCGGTGCGAGTGGCCTATATCAGCGAAGCCAGTCAGCGCCTGGTGGGCTATTCCGCCGAGCGCCTGCTACAGCCCGGACTGGGCATTCGCAGCCTGGTGCACGCCGATGACGAGGCCGGCTACTGGGCGAGTCAGCAATTGGCGTTGGAAAAAAGCCAGGACTGGCGCTGGCAGGGGCGAATCCTCAATCGCGACGGTGAGGTGCGCTGGGCCGACATCCGTGCGTCCGTGCGTGGTCAGGCCGATGGCCGCCAGGTGTGGGACGGGATCGTCTGGGACATCACCGACAACAAGCGCATCGAGCTGGAACTGGATGCATCGCGCGCGCAGCTGCGTGAGCTGGCTGCGCACCTGGAGACGGTGCGCGAGGAAGAGAAGGCGCATATAGCCCGTGAGGTGCACGACGAGCTGGGCCAGGTACTGACCGTGCTCAAGCTGGAAACCTCGATGTGCGAGCTGGGCTTCGCCGATCTCGATCCAGCCCTGGCACAGCGGCTGGAAAGCATGAAACGGCTGATCGCCCAGCTGTTTCAGCGTGTGCGCGATGTCGCTACCGCGCTGCGCCCGCCGATTCTTGATGCTGGCATCGCCTCGGCCGTGGAATGGCAGGCGCGGCGCTTCGAGGAGCGCAGCGGCGTGGCTTGTCTGGTCGAAGTGCCGGAATGCCCGCCGCTGCTGGGTAACGCCAAGGCCATCGGCCTGTTCCGCATTCTTCAGGAGTCGCTGACCAACGTGATGCGTCACGCCCAGGCGCAGACGGTCAGCGTGCAGTTACTGCTCGAAGGCAACATGCTCTGTCTGCGCGTCAGCGACGATGGCTGCGGTTTCCCGGTCGCCGCGCGCGGCGCCGGCAGCTCGTTCGGCTTGGTCGGCATGCGCGAGCGGGTGCAGATGCTCGGCGGGCAACTGATAATCGACAGCCAGCCCGGCGAGGGCACCACCATCACGGCGCGGGTTCCACTGGACCCGGTGCCGCTTCCATCAGCCGCAAGCACTGGAGCACTGCCGTCATGA